A portion of the Macaca mulatta isolate MMU2019108-1 chromosome 4, T2T-MMU8v2.0, whole genome shotgun sequence genome contains these proteins:
- the RPS10 gene encoding small ribosomal subunit protein eS10 isoform X1 produces the protein MLMPKKNRIAIYELLFKEGVMVAKKDVHMPKHPELADKNVPNLHVMKAMQSLKSRGYVKEQFAWRHFYWYLTNEGIQYLRDYLHLPPEIVPATLRRSRPETGRPRPKGLEGERPARLTRGEADRDTYRRSAVPPGADKKAEAGAGSATEFQFRGGFGRGRGQPPQ, from the exons ATGTTGATGCCTAAGAAGAACCGGATTGCTATTTACGAACTCCTTTTTAAGGAGGGAGTCATGGTGGCCAAGAAGGATGTCCACATGCCTAAGCACCCGGAGCTGGCAGACAAGAATGTACCCAACCTTCATGTCATGAAGGCCATGCAG TCTCTCAAGTCCCGAGGCTACGTGAAGGAACAGTTTGCCTGGAGACATTTCTACTGGTACCTTACCAATGAGGGTATCCAGTATCTCCGTGATTACCTTCATCTGCCCCCGGAGATTGTGCCTGCCACCCTACGCCGTAGCCGtccagagactggcaggcctcggCCTAAAG GTCTGGAGGGTGAGCGACCTGCGAGACTCACAAGAGGGGAAGCTGACAGAGATACCTACAGACGGAGTGCTGTGCCAC CTGGTGCTGACAAGAAAGCCGAGGCTGGGGCTGGGTCAGCAACCGAATTCCAGTTT AGAGGCGGATTTGGTCGTGGACGTGGTCAGCCACCTCAGTAA
- the LOC144340747 gene encoding large ribosomal subunit protein eL39 translates to MSSHKTFRIKRFLAKKQKQNRPIPQWIRMKTGNKIRYNSKRRHWRRTKLGL, encoded by the coding sequence ATGTCTTCTCACAAGACTTTCAGGATTAAGCGATTCCTggccaagaaacaaaagcaaaatcgtCCCATTCCCCAGTGGATtcggatgaaaactggaaataaaataagGTACAACTCCAAAAGGAGACACTGGAGAAGAACCAAGCTGGGTCTATAA